The Streptomyces seoulensis genome contains a region encoding:
- the nagB gene encoding glucosamine-6-phosphate deaminase translates to MEVVIVPDAAAGGELIAEAMARLLRRKPDALLGVATGSTPLPVYQALAAEVRSGAVDTHRARIAQLDEYVGLPADHPESYRSVLRREVLEPLGIGMDAFMGPDGTAADVQAACEEYDRALAAAGGVDLQLLGIGTDGHIGFNEPCSSLASRTRIKTLTEQTRVDNARFFDGDIGQVPHHVITQGIGTILEARHLVLLATGEGKADAVAATVEGPVAAICPASALQLHPHATVVADEAAASKLKLADYFRHTYTHKPEWQGL, encoded by the coding sequence GTGGAAGTTGTCATCGTCCCGGACGCCGCGGCGGGCGGCGAGCTGATAGCCGAGGCCATGGCCCGGCTGCTGCGACGCAAGCCCGACGCCCTGCTCGGGGTGGCCACCGGCTCCACCCCGCTGCCCGTCTACCAGGCCCTGGCGGCCGAGGTGCGCTCCGGCGCCGTGGACACCCACCGGGCCAGGATCGCCCAGCTCGACGAGTACGTGGGGCTGCCCGCCGACCACCCCGAGTCCTACCGCTCGGTGCTGCGCCGCGAGGTGCTGGAGCCGCTCGGCATCGGCATGGACGCGTTCATGGGCCCGGACGGCACGGCCGCCGACGTCCAGGCGGCGTGCGAGGAGTACGACCGGGCGCTCGCCGCGGCCGGGGGCGTGGACCTCCAGCTCCTCGGGATCGGGACCGACGGGCACATCGGCTTCAACGAACCGTGCTCCTCGCTCGCCTCGCGGACCCGGATCAAGACGCTGACCGAGCAGACCAGGGTCGACAACGCCCGCTTCTTCGACGGCGACATCGGCCAGGTCCCGCACCACGTGATCACCCAGGGCATAGGCACGATCCTGGAGGCCCGCCACCTGGTGCTGCTCGCCACCGGCGAGGGCAAGGCGGACGCGGTCGCGGCCACGGTCGAAGGCCCGGTCGCCGCGATCTGCCCGGCCTCGGCCCTCCAGCTCCACCCGCACGCCACGGTGGTCGCCGACGAGGCGGCCGCCTCCAAGCTGAAGCTGGCGGACTACTTCCGCCACACCTACACCCACAAGCCGGAGTGGCAGGGTCTGTAG
- a CDS encoding glycoside hydrolase family 3 protein: protein MTTIARGSDTLTRDALTVLQPGFTGTTAPDWLLRRLGEGLASVGLFGRNIVSPEQLSALTAQLRAERPDVLVAIDEEGGDVTRLEARTGSSFPGNHALGAVDDLELTHAVARELGRRLAACGVHLNWAPSADVNSNPGNPVIGVRSFGADTALVARHTAAYVTGLQSAGVAACTKHFPGHGDTAVDSHHALPRIDVPADVLQARELAPFRAALAAGTRAVMSAHILVPALDPDRPATLSRPVLTDLLRGELGYQGLIVTDGMEMRAVSGTYGIEHGSVLAVAAGADAICVGGGLADDETVRRLRDALVAAVRSGELPEERLADAARRVRELAAWTANGTTGDTAPDTEAGLRAARRALTVTGGESFTPLTEAPYVAAFTPVANIAVGDETPWGVAAELSALLPGTLTGSFTGDSAGSDALKAAGERRVVAVVRDEHRHPWMAEALTTLIAARPDTVVVEMGVPQSPPRGRLHLATHGAARVCGRAAAEVIAGV, encoded by the coding sequence ATGACGACAATCGCCCGCGGTTCGGACACCCTGACGCGTGACGCGCTCACCGTCCTCCAGCCCGGCTTCACCGGCACCACCGCCCCCGACTGGCTGCTGCGCCGACTCGGCGAGGGCCTGGCCTCGGTCGGCCTGTTCGGCCGCAACATCGTCTCGCCCGAGCAACTGTCGGCGCTCACCGCCCAGTTGCGCGCCGAACGCCCCGATGTGCTGGTGGCCATCGACGAGGAGGGCGGCGACGTCACCCGGCTGGAGGCCCGTACCGGCTCCTCCTTCCCCGGCAACCACGCCCTCGGCGCGGTGGACGACCTGGAGCTGACCCACGCGGTCGCCCGGGAGCTCGGCCGCCGCCTCGCCGCCTGCGGGGTCCACCTCAACTGGGCCCCCTCCGCCGACGTCAACTCCAACCCCGGCAACCCGGTCATCGGCGTCCGCTCCTTCGGCGCCGACACCGCCCTGGTCGCCCGGCACACCGCCGCCTACGTCACCGGCCTGCAGTCCGCCGGGGTCGCGGCCTGCACCAAGCACTTCCCCGGCCACGGCGACACCGCCGTCGACTCCCACCACGCGCTGCCCCGCATCGACGTACCCGCCGATGTGCTCCAGGCCCGCGAGCTCGCCCCCTTCCGGGCGGCCCTCGCGGCGGGCACCCGCGCGGTGATGAGCGCCCACATCCTGGTCCCCGCGCTGGACCCGGACCGCCCCGCGACCCTCTCCCGGCCGGTCCTCACCGACCTGCTGCGCGGCGAACTCGGCTACCAGGGCCTGATCGTCACCGACGGCATGGAGATGCGCGCCGTCTCCGGCACCTACGGCATCGAGCACGGCAGCGTCCTCGCCGTCGCGGCCGGCGCCGACGCGATCTGTGTGGGCGGCGGCCTCGCCGACGACGAGACGGTACGGCGCCTGCGCGACGCCCTGGTGGCCGCCGTGCGCTCCGGCGAACTGCCCGAGGAGCGCCTCGCGGACGCGGCCCGCCGGGTGCGCGAACTCGCCGCCTGGACGGCGAACGGCACCACCGGGGACACCGCTCCCGACACCGAGGCCGGACTGCGTGCCGCCCGCCGGGCCCTGACGGTGACCGGCGGCGAGTCCTTCACGCCGCTCACCGAGGCGCCCTACGTCGCCGCCTTCACCCCGGTCGCCAACATCGCGGTCGGCGACGAGACCCCGTGGGGCGTGGCCGCCGAGCTGTCGGCGCTGCTCCCCGGCACGCTCACGGGAAGCTTCACCGGCGACTCGGCCGGCTCCGACGCCCTCAAGGCGGCGGGGGAGCGCCGGGTGGTCGCGGTGGTCCGCGACGAACACCGCCACCCCTGGATGGCAGAGGCCCTGACCACGCTCATCGCGGCCCGCCCGGACACCGTGGTCGTGGAGATGGGCGTCCCCCAGTCCCCGCCCCGCGGCCGGCTCCACCTCGCCACCCACGGCGCGGCCCGCGTCTGCGGCCGGGCGGCGGCGGAGGTCATCGCGGGGGTGTGA
- a CDS encoding carbohydrate ABC transporter permease — translation MTSTASPARRTSKAGWNILGLLVFATAGFPVYWMLDTAIKPARDAIDPDPSLLPTGFTLDNFSRAFDIADFWGPVGRSLVVSLSVVVIGVVVGMLAALAISRFAFRGRKIVIVGILAVQMVPLVAMIIPVFLLLNDLHQYDKLTGLIITYLTFILPFTVWTLRGFIVNIPRELEEAAMVDGCSRTGAFVRVVFPLLAPGMVATSVYGFIQAWNEYLYALMLLSQENQTATVWLGNFTTKHGTEYAPMMAGATVMALPIVVLFLLVQRKMAAGLTAGAVKG, via the coding sequence GTGACCAGCACGGCTTCCCCCGCCCGCCGGACCTCCAAGGCCGGCTGGAACATCCTCGGCCTCCTCGTCTTCGCCACCGCCGGCTTCCCCGTCTACTGGATGCTCGACACCGCGATCAAGCCGGCCAGGGACGCCATCGACCCCGACCCGAGCCTGCTGCCCACCGGGTTCACCCTGGACAACTTCAGCCGGGCCTTCGACATCGCTGACTTCTGGGGCCCGGTCGGCCGCAGCCTGGTCGTCTCGCTGTCCGTCGTCGTCATCGGCGTCGTCGTCGGCATGCTCGCCGCGCTCGCCATCTCCCGGTTCGCCTTCCGGGGCCGGAAGATCGTGATCGTCGGCATCCTCGCGGTGCAGATGGTGCCGCTGGTCGCCATGATCATCCCGGTCTTCCTGCTGCTGAACGACCTGCATCAGTACGACAAGCTCACCGGGCTGATCATCACCTACCTGACCTTCATCCTGCCGTTCACGGTGTGGACCCTGCGCGGCTTCATCGTCAACATCCCGCGCGAGCTGGAGGAGGCCGCCATGGTCGACGGCTGCTCCCGCACCGGCGCCTTCGTCCGCGTCGTCTTCCCGCTGCTCGCCCCCGGCATGGTCGCCACCTCCGTCTACGGCTTCATCCAGGCGTGGAACGAGTACCTCTACGCCCTGATGCTGCTCAGCCAGGAGAACCAGACGGCCACCGTCTGGCTCGGCAACTTCACCACCAAGCACGGCACCGAATACGCCCCGATGATGGCCGGAGCCACCGTGATGGCGCTGCCGATCGTCGTGCTGTTCCTCCTCGTCCAGCGCAAGATGGCCGCGGGCCTTACCGCGGGCGCCGTGAAGGGATAA
- a CDS encoding carbohydrate ABC transporter permease, whose product MSAADTTTPAKVPPPRQAPPPGPPPPRPRPASVKGAATPWLLLAPCLLILAGVMGYPLVRLVTLSFQKFGQSQLWGFQEPESAGFGNFTKVLSDGDFWQVVLRTIVFAAGSVVVTMVLGMLIALLLRKVSGWVKTLVNIALVASWGMPVIVATTVFKWLFDADYGILNALVSKLPGVDLIGHNWFASGPEGLTVIMLLVVWGAVPFVVITLSAGLTQVPAELEEAARLDGAGAWGVFRFVTLPVLKPVVVMLTTLSVIWDMGVFPQVFVMRNGHPEAQFQLLTTYSYDRAFVVNDYAQGSAIALITVVLLLGVVAVYMRQMLKIGEVE is encoded by the coding sequence ATGAGTGCCGCAGACACGACCACGCCTGCCAAGGTGCCGCCGCCGCGGCAGGCGCCCCCGCCCGGCCCCCCGCCGCCCCGGCCACGCCCGGCCTCCGTCAAAGGCGCCGCCACCCCCTGGCTGCTGCTCGCGCCCTGTCTGCTGATCCTCGCCGGTGTCATGGGCTACCCCCTGGTCCGGCTGGTCACCCTGTCGTTCCAGAAGTTCGGCCAGTCCCAGCTCTGGGGCTTCCAGGAGCCGGAGTCCGCCGGGTTCGGCAACTTCACCAAGGTGCTGAGCGACGGCGACTTCTGGCAGGTCGTGCTGCGCACCATCGTCTTCGCCGCCGGTTCCGTCGTCGTCACGATGGTCCTCGGCATGCTGATCGCCCTGCTGCTCCGAAAGGTCTCCGGCTGGGTGAAGACCCTCGTCAACATCGCGCTGGTGGCGAGCTGGGGCATGCCGGTCATCGTCGCCACCACCGTCTTCAAGTGGCTCTTCGACGCCGACTACGGCATCCTCAACGCCCTCGTCAGCAAGCTGCCCGGCGTCGACCTGATCGGCCACAACTGGTTCGCCAGCGGCCCCGAGGGCCTCACGGTGATCATGCTGCTGGTGGTCTGGGGCGCGGTGCCCTTCGTGGTCATCACCCTCAGCGCCGGACTCACCCAGGTCCCCGCCGAGCTGGAGGAGGCCGCCCGGCTGGACGGGGCCGGCGCCTGGGGCGTCTTCCGGTTCGTCACCCTGCCCGTGCTCAAGCCGGTGGTCGTCATGCTGACGACGCTCTCCGTCATCTGGGACATGGGCGTCTTCCCGCAGGTCTTCGTGATGCGCAACGGCCACCCCGAGGCCCAGTTCCAGTTGCTGACCACCTACTCCTACGACCGCGCCTTCGTGGTCAACGACTACGCCCAGGGCTCCGCCATCGCCCTCATCACCGTGGTGCTGCTGCTCGGCGTCGTCGCCGTCTACATGCGCCAGATGCTCAAGATCGGAGAGGTCGAGTGA
- a CDS encoding extracellular solute-binding protein translates to MKRRLIAAIGAAGMVVSIAACGSDDGKGGDSDQLTVWLTVDAQNNWPDLVKAADAAVVKKHPDLKIKHEYYGWPDKNTKLDAVLATDKAPDVVEMGNSEMLGYMVKGAFAPLDPAKFAASDAWLDGLKTSVTYDGKTYGVPYYAGGRVANWRKDVAASVGVKTPPKTYPELTAALDKIQKKEGDKFNAWYQPTRDWYAGMSYVYDAGGAIAKEQGGRWKGTLSSPESVKGLTAFKQVLDKYMHGDKTKDESDRYLVYGQGKSAMIFAAAWEGATSADPKNDKTGKLKDNLENFVMPGPSGKNMPVFLGGSDLAVPVKSRNQDVAAEWINAFTGPEGQKGLIAKGNLPNNKTDLATLKNDPATAVPATAAESNWFVPMAPGWGQVEKAQVLQTMLQEIGTGKKSVQDAAKEADAAIDKVINTK, encoded by the coding sequence GTGAAGCGCAGACTGATAGCCGCGATCGGTGCCGCGGGCATGGTCGTCTCCATCGCCGCGTGCGGCAGCGACGACGGCAAGGGGGGCGACAGCGACCAGTTGACCGTCTGGCTCACCGTCGACGCGCAGAACAACTGGCCCGACCTGGTCAAGGCCGCCGACGCCGCCGTCGTGAAGAAGCACCCGGACCTGAAGATCAAGCACGAGTACTACGGCTGGCCGGACAAGAACACCAAGCTGGACGCCGTCCTCGCCACCGACAAGGCCCCCGACGTGGTCGAGATGGGCAACAGCGAGATGCTCGGCTACATGGTCAAGGGCGCCTTCGCCCCCCTCGACCCCGCCAAGTTCGCGGCCTCGGACGCCTGGCTCGACGGCCTGAAGACCTCGGTCACCTACGACGGCAAGACCTACGGCGTGCCGTACTACGCCGGTGGCCGCGTCGCCAACTGGCGCAAGGACGTGGCCGCTTCGGTCGGCGTCAAGACCCCGCCGAAGACCTACCCCGAGCTGACCGCCGCGCTGGACAAGATCCAGAAGAAGGAGGGGGACAAGTTCAACGCGTGGTACCAGCCCACCCGTGACTGGTACGCCGGCATGTCCTACGTCTACGACGCGGGCGGCGCCATCGCCAAGGAGCAGGGCGGCCGGTGGAAGGGGACGCTGTCCTCGCCGGAGTCGGTCAAGGGCCTGACCGCGTTCAAGCAGGTCCTCGACAAGTACATGCACGGCGACAAGACCAAGGACGAGTCCGACCGCTACCTCGTCTACGGCCAGGGCAAGTCCGCCATGATCTTCGCCGCGGCCTGGGAGGGCGCGACCTCCGCCGACCCGAAGAACGACAAGACCGGCAAGCTCAAGGACAACCTCGAGAACTTCGTGATGCCCGGCCCGTCCGGCAAGAACATGCCGGTGTTCCTGGGCGGTTCCGACCTCGCCGTCCCGGTGAAGTCCCGCAACCAGGACGTCGCCGCCGAGTGGATCAACGCCTTCACCGGCCCCGAGGGGCAGAAGGGCCTGATCGCCAAGGGCAACCTGCCCAACAACAAGACCGACCTCGCCACCCTGAAGAACGACCCGGCCACCGCCGTGCCGGCCACCGCGGCCGAGTCCAACTGGTTCGTGCCGATGGCCCCCGGCTGGGGCCAGGTGGAGAAGGCGCAGGTCCTGCAGACCATGCTCCAGGAGATCGGTACCGGCAAGAAGTCGGTCCAGGACGCCGCCAAGGAGGCGGACGCCGCGATCGACAAGGTCATCAACACCAAGTGA
- a CDS encoding GntR family transcriptional regulator: MSTDVSRAENEAGATVRTARVPKYYRLKKHLQEITETLPPGTPVPPERTLAAEFDTSRTTVRQALQELVVEGRLERIQGKGTFVAKPKVAQALQLTSYTEDMRAQGLEPTSQLLDIGYITADDRLAGLLDISAGGRVLRIERLRMANGEPMAIETTHLSAKRFPALRRSLVKYTSLYTALAEVYDVHLAEAEETIETSLATPREASLLGTDVGLPMLLLSRHSVDREGRPVEWVRSVYRGDRYKFVARLRRPQD, from the coding sequence ATGAGCACCGACGTCAGCAGGGCGGAGAACGAGGCCGGCGCGACCGTCCGTACCGCGCGCGTGCCCAAGTACTACCGTCTGAAGAAGCATCTCCAGGAGATCACGGAGACGCTTCCGCCGGGCACGCCGGTGCCGCCCGAGCGCACGCTGGCCGCGGAGTTCGACACCTCCCGCACCACGGTCCGCCAGGCGCTCCAGGAGCTGGTGGTCGAGGGGCGCCTCGAACGCATCCAGGGCAAGGGCACCTTCGTCGCCAAGCCCAAGGTCGCCCAGGCGCTCCAGCTCACCTCCTACACCGAGGACATGCGCGCCCAGGGGCTCGAACCCACCTCGCAGTTGCTGGACATCGGCTACATCACGGCGGACGACCGGCTCGCCGGGCTGCTGGACATAAGTGCCGGGGGCCGGGTGCTGCGCATCGAGCGGCTGCGCATGGCCAACGGCGAGCCGATGGCCATAGAGACCACCCACCTCTCCGCCAAGCGCTTTCCCGCGCTGCGCCGTTCGCTGGTGAAGTACACCTCGCTCTACACCGCGCTCGCCGAGGTCTACGACGTGCATCTGGCCGAGGCCGAGGAGACCATCGAGACCTCACTGGCCACCCCGCGCGAGGCGAGCCTGCTCGGCACCGACGTGGGTCTGCCGATGCTGCTGCTGTCCCGGCATTCCGTGGACCGCGAGGGCCGGCCGGTGGAGTGGGTGCGCTCGGTCTACCGGGGCGACCGCTACAAGTTCGTGGCCCGCCTGAGGCGTCCGCAGGACTGA
- a CDS encoding DUF3311 domain-containing protein: protein MPEDSEVRPPVVTPVRVVIGLCLVAPFVAMLWVGSFSKVDPTFIGIPFFYWYQMLWVLVSTSLTVTAYQLWQRDQRSRKVKSGGASK, encoded by the coding sequence ATGCCCGAAGATTCTGAAGTGAGGCCACCGGTGGTGACACCGGTCCGTGTGGTCATCGGCCTGTGCCTCGTGGCGCCGTTCGTGGCGATGCTCTGGGTGGGTTCGTTCTCCAAGGTGGACCCGACGTTCATCGGGATCCCGTTCTTCTACTGGTACCAGATGCTGTGGGTGCTGGTCTCGACCTCGCTCACCGTGACCGCGTACCAGCTCTGGCAGCGCGACCAGCGCTCACGCAAGGTGAAGAGCGGGGGTGCGTCGAAGTGA
- the mctP gene encoding monocarboxylate uptake permease MctP → MKDGVNGVALGVFVFFFLAVTVLGFLASRWRKAENEHSLDEWGLGGRSFGTWITWFLLGGDLYTAYTFVAVPAAIYAAGAAGFFAVPYTILVYPLIFTFLPRLWSVSHRHGYVTTSDFVRGRFGSKGLSLAVAVTGILATMPYIALQLVGIQAVLDVMGVGGGEGTNWFVKDLPLLIAFGVLAAYTYSSGLRAPAMIAFVKDTLIYIVIAVAIIYIPIKLGGFDEIFAKAGEKYTAAGAGGIVPAPAGQWTYATLALGSALALFMYPHSITATLSSKSRDVIRRNTTILPLYSLMLGLLALLGFMAIAAGVKVTNGQLAIPQLFEDMFPDWFAGVAFAAIGIGALVPAAIMSIAAANLFTRNIYKDFIKPDATPEQETKVSKLVSLLVKVGALVFVLTMDKTVAINFQLLGGIWILQTFPALVGGLFTRWFHRWALLAGWAVGMIYGTLAAYGVASPTQKHFGGSAKEIPGIGEIGYIGLTAFVLNVVVTVVLTFVLKAVKAPDGIDETRPEDYTADAGDPGVEVELPPATAGSAH, encoded by the coding sequence GTGAAGGACGGCGTCAACGGCGTGGCGCTCGGCGTCTTCGTCTTCTTCTTCCTGGCCGTCACGGTCCTGGGCTTCCTGGCCTCGCGCTGGCGCAAGGCCGAGAACGAGCACTCGCTGGACGAATGGGGCCTGGGCGGCCGGTCGTTCGGCACCTGGATCACCTGGTTCCTGCTGGGCGGCGACCTGTACACCGCGTACACCTTCGTCGCGGTGCCCGCGGCGATCTACGCGGCCGGCGCGGCCGGGTTCTTCGCGGTGCCCTACACGATCCTGGTGTACCCGCTGATCTTCACCTTCCTGCCCCGGCTGTGGTCGGTCTCGCACCGGCACGGGTACGTCACCACCTCCGACTTCGTGCGCGGTCGGTTCGGCTCCAAGGGGCTGTCGCTGGCGGTGGCGGTCACCGGCATCCTGGCGACCATGCCGTACATCGCGCTCCAGCTCGTCGGCATCCAGGCGGTGCTGGACGTGATGGGCGTGGGCGGCGGTGAGGGCACCAACTGGTTCGTGAAGGACCTGCCGCTGCTGATCGCCTTCGGTGTGCTGGCGGCCTACACCTACTCCTCGGGACTGCGCGCCCCCGCGATGATCGCGTTCGTGAAGGACACGCTGATCTACATCGTCATCGCGGTGGCGATCATCTACATCCCGATCAAGCTGGGCGGCTTCGACGAGATCTTCGCCAAGGCGGGCGAGAAGTACACCGCCGCAGGCGCCGGCGGTATCGTCCCGGCCCCGGCGGGCCAGTGGACGTACGCCACGCTGGCCCTGGGCTCGGCGCTCGCGCTGTTCATGTACCCGCACTCGATCACCGCGACCCTGTCGTCCAAGAGCCGTGACGTGATCCGCCGCAACACCACGATCCTGCCGCTCTACTCCCTGATGCTCGGCCTGCTGGCGCTGCTGGGCTTCATGGCGATCGCGGCCGGGGTGAAGGTCACCAACGGGCAGCTCGCCATCCCGCAGTTGTTCGAGGACATGTTCCCGGACTGGTTCGCGGGCGTCGCCTTCGCGGCGATCGGCATCGGCGCGCTGGTCCCGGCGGCGATCATGTCCATCGCGGCCGCGAACCTGTTCACCCGCAACATCTACAAGGACTTCATCAAGCCCGACGCGACGCCCGAGCAGGAGACCAAGGTCTCCAAGCTGGTCTCGCTGCTGGTGAAGGTGGGCGCGCTGGTCTTCGTCCTCACCATGGACAAGACGGTGGCCATCAACTTCCAGCTCCTGGGCGGCATCTGGATCCTCCAGACCTTCCCGGCGCTGGTCGGCGGCCTGTTCACCCGCTGGTTCCACCGCTGGGCGCTGCTGGCCGGCTGGGCGGTCGGCATGATCTACGGCACGCTCGCCGCCTACGGGGTCGCCTCGCCGACCCAGAAGCACTTCGGCGGCTCGGCCAAGGAGATCCCCGGCATCGGTGAGATCGGCTACATCGGTCTGACCGCGTTCGTGCTGAACGTGGTGGTCACGGTGGTCCTCACCTTCGTCCTGAAGGCCGTGAAGGCCCCCGACGGCATCGACGAGACGAGGCCCGAGGACTACACGGCCGACGCGGGCGACCCCGGCGTCGAGGTCGAGCTGCCCCCGGCGACCGCGGGGAGCGCCCACTAG
- a CDS encoding GNAT family N-acetyltransferase yields the protein MDLHIRPAGPAEYDALGEITAQAYLQDGLLDFGEGDAYLGELRDVARRAAAADVLVAVRGGVLLGGVTFVPAGGPMADIAGPGEAEIRMLAVAHAGRGQGAGEALVRACVERARAVEGCVRVVLSTQRTMYGAHRIYERLGFRRTPERDWNPLPDLLDLALLTYELTL from the coding sequence ATGGACCTCCACATCAGACCGGCCGGACCCGCCGAGTACGACGCCCTGGGCGAGATCACCGCGCAGGCCTACCTCCAGGACGGACTGCTCGACTTCGGGGAGGGCGACGCGTACCTGGGCGAGCTGCGGGACGTGGCCCGGCGGGCCGCCGCCGCGGACGTCCTGGTGGCCGTGCGCGGGGGCGTCCTGCTCGGCGGGGTCACCTTCGTCCCGGCGGGCGGACCCATGGCCGACATCGCGGGCCCGGGCGAGGCCGAGATCCGCATGCTGGCGGTCGCGCACGCCGGCCGGGGCCAGGGAGCCGGGGAGGCGCTGGTGCGCGCCTGTGTGGAGCGCGCACGGGCCGTCGAGGGCTGTGTGCGCGTCGTCCTGTCCACCCAGCGCACGATGTACGGCGCCCACCGGATCTACGAACGCCTCGGTTTCCGGCGCACCCCGGAGCGCGACTGGAACCCCTTGCCAGACCTGCTGGACCTCGCCCTGCTCAC